From Primulina huaijiensis isolate GDHJ02 chromosome 15, ASM1229523v2, whole genome shotgun sequence, one genomic window encodes:
- the LOC140960225 gene encoding probable protein S-acyltransferase 1 isoform X2, protein MGDAVIKNQDFVRRPSKCKDPPKFKRRLYQVWKGRNKFLCRGRLIFGPDAASLLLSASLIGIPTLTFCVKMLLRIQAVNCRYGHIVVIVGFLLAILDLVFLFMTSARNPGIVPRNSRPPDSDDSLNSSISSIEWIHPATPDLKLPRTKDIFVNGFLVKVKFCDTCLLYRPPRSSHCSMCNNCVQRFDHHCPWVGQCIGVRNYWTFILFISTSTLLCIYVFTFTLWHLLKEQGSMYHSMSKDVISLILLVYCFIVVWFVGGLSIFHFYLICTNQTTYENFRYHYDKNENPYNHGTLKNIKEFLFSQSVPSLVNFREWVYEEDDTVAGSTAKKSVGHIPSLNRRIDLEHGILGKDGIPEDAQTLDNSSTNDSLKEGEGRDINVNHFSILAAQEEAIDVVVDGDLGPSIATPERNPDLFDN, encoded by the exons ATGGGTGATGCAGTgatcaagaatcaagattttGTTCGTCGGCCCTCAAAATGCAAGGATCCTCCCAAATTCAAGAGAAGGCTTTATCAAGTTTGGAAGGGACGTAAT AAATTTTTGTGCCGAGGGAGATTGATCTTTGGCCCTGATGCAGCATCACTCCTTTTATCAGCCTCGCTGATAGGGATCCCTACATTAACATTCTGTGTCAAAATGCTTCTAAGGATTCAAGCAGTCAACTGCAGATATGGGCATATTGTTGTAATAGTTGGATTTCTCCTCGCAATTTTG GATCTAGTTTTCCTTTTCATGACATCTGCAAGAAATCCTGGAATAGTTCCGAGGAACTCAAGGCCGCCTGATTCAGATGACTCATTAAATTCCAGTATTTCATCCATTGAGTGGATCCATCCTGCAACTCCCGATTTGAAATTACCAAGAACGAAGGACATTTTTGTCAATGGTTTTTTGGTTAAAGTGAAGTTCTGTGACACTTGTTTGTTATACCGCCCACCACGGTCGTCCCACTGCTCAATGTGCAACAACTGTGTCCAGAGGTTTGATCACCACTGTCCATGGGTAGGCCAGTGTATTGGAGTT CGCAACTATTGGACTTTCATTCTGTTTATATCAACATCAACACTCCTATGCATATATGTTTTCACGTTTACTTTGTGGCATCTCTTAAAAGAACAAGGCAGCATGTATCACAGTATGTCAAAGGATGTCATATCTCTCATTCTATTGGTTTACTGCTTCATTGTGGTATGGTTTGTTGGAGGGCTTAGCATATTTCATTTCTATCTTATCTGCACCAACCAG ACAACATATGAGAACTTCCGGTATCATTATGATAAGAATGAAAATCCATATAACCATGGGACACTCAAGAACATCAAGGAATTTCTTTTCTCTCAGTCAGTGCCTTCTCTGGTTAATTTCCGAGAATGGGTGTACGAAGAGGATGATACAGTTGCAGGATCCACGGCTAAAAAATCTGTCGGACACATACCTAGCTTAAACAGGAGGATAGACTTAGAACATGGTATTCTAGGCAAGGATGGTATACCAGAAGATGCACAAACTTTGGATAATAGCAGCACCAATGACAGTCTGAAGGAGGGTGAAGGACGAGATATTAATGTCAACCACTTTTCTATTTTGGCTGCTCAAGAAGAAGCAATTGATGTGGTGGTGGATGGTGATCTTGGACCAAGCATTGCGACCCCAGAACGTAATCCAGATTTATTCGATAATTAG
- the LOC140960225 gene encoding probable protein S-acyltransferase 1 isoform X3, with amino-acid sequence MQVPFASLRLRVLLMPFIAKFLCRGRLIFGPDAASLLLSASLIGIPTLTFCVKMLLRIQAVNCRYGHIVVIVGFLLAILDLVFLFMTSARNPGIVPRNSRPPDSDDSLNSSISSIEWIHPATPDLKLPRTKDIFVNGFLVKVKFCDTCLLYRPPRSSHCSMCNNCVQRFDHHCPWVGQCIGVRNYWTFILFISTSTLLCIYVFTFTLWHLLKEQGSMYHSMSKDVISLILLVYCFIVVWFVGGLSIFHFYLICTNQTTYENFRYHYDKNENPYNHGTLKNIKEFLFSQSVPSLVNFREWVYEEDDTVAGSTAKKSVGHIPSLNRRIDLEHGILGKDGIPEDAQTLDNSSTNDSLKEGEGRDINVNHFSILAAQEEAIDVVVDGDLGPSIATPERNPDLFDN; translated from the exons ATGCAAGTCCCTTTCGCTTCTTTACGCTTACGTGTTCTTTTAATGCCCTTCATCGCT AAATTTTTGTGCCGAGGGAGATTGATCTTTGGCCCTGATGCAGCATCACTCCTTTTATCAGCCTCGCTGATAGGGATCCCTACATTAACATTCTGTGTCAAAATGCTTCTAAGGATTCAAGCAGTCAACTGCAGATATGGGCATATTGTTGTAATAGTTGGATTTCTCCTCGCAATTTTG GATCTAGTTTTCCTTTTCATGACATCTGCAAGAAATCCTGGAATAGTTCCGAGGAACTCAAGGCCGCCTGATTCAGATGACTCATTAAATTCCAGTATTTCATCCATTGAGTGGATCCATCCTGCAACTCCCGATTTGAAATTACCAAGAACGAAGGACATTTTTGTCAATGGTTTTTTGGTTAAAGTGAAGTTCTGTGACACTTGTTTGTTATACCGCCCACCACGGTCGTCCCACTGCTCAATGTGCAACAACTGTGTCCAGAGGTTTGATCACCACTGTCCATGGGTAGGCCAGTGTATTGGAGTT CGCAACTATTGGACTTTCATTCTGTTTATATCAACATCAACACTCCTATGCATATATGTTTTCACGTTTACTTTGTGGCATCTCTTAAAAGAACAAGGCAGCATGTATCACAGTATGTCAAAGGATGTCATATCTCTCATTCTATTGGTTTACTGCTTCATTGTGGTATGGTTTGTTGGAGGGCTTAGCATATTTCATTTCTATCTTATCTGCACCAACCAG ACAACATATGAGAACTTCCGGTATCATTATGATAAGAATGAAAATCCATATAACCATGGGACACTCAAGAACATCAAGGAATTTCTTTTCTCTCAGTCAGTGCCTTCTCTGGTTAATTTCCGAGAATGGGTGTACGAAGAGGATGATACAGTTGCAGGATCCACGGCTAAAAAATCTGTCGGACACATACCTAGCTTAAACAGGAGGATAGACTTAGAACATGGTATTCTAGGCAAGGATGGTATACCAGAAGATGCACAAACTTTGGATAATAGCAGCACCAATGACAGTCTGAAGGAGGGTGAAGGACGAGATATTAATGTCAACCACTTTTCTATTTTGGCTGCTCAAGAAGAAGCAATTGATGTGGTGGTGGATGGTGATCTTGGACCAAGCATTGCGACCCCAGAACGTAATCCAGATTTATTCGATAATTAG
- the LOC140960225 gene encoding probable protein S-acyltransferase 1 isoform X1, whose protein sequence is MGDAVIKNQDFVRRPSKCKDPPKFKRRLYQVWKGRNASPFRFFTLTCSFNALHRSSLLLSASLIGIPTLTFCVKMLLRIQAVNCRYGHIVVIVGFLLAILDLVFLFMTSARNPGIVPRNSRPPDSDDSLNSSISSIEWIHPATPDLKLPRTKDIFVNGFLVKVKFCDTCLLYRPPRSSHCSMCNNCVQRFDHHCPWVGQCIGVRNYWTFILFISTSTLLCIYVFTFTLWHLLKEQGSMYHSMSKDVISLILLVYCFIVVWFVGGLSIFHFYLICTNQTTYENFRYHYDKNENPYNHGTLKNIKEFLFSQSVPSLVNFREWVYEEDDTVAGSTAKKSVGHIPSLNRRIDLEHGILGKDGIPEDAQTLDNSSTNDSLKEGEGRDINVNHFSILAAQEEAIDVVVDGDLGPSIATPERNPDLFDN, encoded by the exons ATGGGTGATGCAGTgatcaagaatcaagattttGTTCGTCGGCCCTCAAAATGCAAGGATCCTCCCAAATTCAAGAGAAGGCTTTATCAAGTTTGGAAGGGACGTAATGCAAGTCCCTTTCGCTTCTTTACGCTTACGTGTTCTTTTAATGCCCTTCATCGCT CATCACTCCTTTTATCAGCCTCGCTGATAGGGATCCCTACATTAACATTCTGTGTCAAAATGCTTCTAAGGATTCAAGCAGTCAACTGCAGATATGGGCATATTGTTGTAATAGTTGGATTTCTCCTCGCAATTTTG GATCTAGTTTTCCTTTTCATGACATCTGCAAGAAATCCTGGAATAGTTCCGAGGAACTCAAGGCCGCCTGATTCAGATGACTCATTAAATTCCAGTATTTCATCCATTGAGTGGATCCATCCTGCAACTCCCGATTTGAAATTACCAAGAACGAAGGACATTTTTGTCAATGGTTTTTTGGTTAAAGTGAAGTTCTGTGACACTTGTTTGTTATACCGCCCACCACGGTCGTCCCACTGCTCAATGTGCAACAACTGTGTCCAGAGGTTTGATCACCACTGTCCATGGGTAGGCCAGTGTATTGGAGTT CGCAACTATTGGACTTTCATTCTGTTTATATCAACATCAACACTCCTATGCATATATGTTTTCACGTTTACTTTGTGGCATCTCTTAAAAGAACAAGGCAGCATGTATCACAGTATGTCAAAGGATGTCATATCTCTCATTCTATTGGTTTACTGCTTCATTGTGGTATGGTTTGTTGGAGGGCTTAGCATATTTCATTTCTATCTTATCTGCACCAACCAG ACAACATATGAGAACTTCCGGTATCATTATGATAAGAATGAAAATCCATATAACCATGGGACACTCAAGAACATCAAGGAATTTCTTTTCTCTCAGTCAGTGCCTTCTCTGGTTAATTTCCGAGAATGGGTGTACGAAGAGGATGATACAGTTGCAGGATCCACGGCTAAAAAATCTGTCGGACACATACCTAGCTTAAACAGGAGGATAGACTTAGAACATGGTATTCTAGGCAAGGATGGTATACCAGAAGATGCACAAACTTTGGATAATAGCAGCACCAATGACAGTCTGAAGGAGGGTGAAGGACGAGATATTAATGTCAACCACTTTTCTATTTTGGCTGCTCAAGAAGAAGCAATTGATGTGGTGGTGGATGGTGATCTTGGACCAAGCATTGCGACCCCAGAACGTAATCCAGATTTATTCGATAATTAG
- the LOC140960225 gene encoding probable protein S-acyltransferase 3 isoform X4, translating into MLLRIQAVNCRYGHIVVIVGFLLAILDLVFLFMTSARNPGIVPRNSRPPDSDDSLNSSISSIEWIHPATPDLKLPRTKDIFVNGFLVKVKFCDTCLLYRPPRSSHCSMCNNCVQRFDHHCPWVGQCIGVRNYWTFILFISTSTLLCIYVFTFTLWHLLKEQGSMYHSMSKDVISLILLVYCFIVVWFVGGLSIFHFYLICTNQTTYENFRYHYDKNENPYNHGTLKNIKEFLFSQSVPSLVNFREWVYEEDDTVAGSTAKKSVGHIPSLNRRIDLEHGILGKDGIPEDAQTLDNSSTNDSLKEGEGRDINVNHFSILAAQEEAIDVVVDGDLGPSIATPERNPDLFDN; encoded by the exons ATGCTTCTAAGGATTCAAGCAGTCAACTGCAGATATGGGCATATTGTTGTAATAGTTGGATTTCTCCTCGCAATTTTG GATCTAGTTTTCCTTTTCATGACATCTGCAAGAAATCCTGGAATAGTTCCGAGGAACTCAAGGCCGCCTGATTCAGATGACTCATTAAATTCCAGTATTTCATCCATTGAGTGGATCCATCCTGCAACTCCCGATTTGAAATTACCAAGAACGAAGGACATTTTTGTCAATGGTTTTTTGGTTAAAGTGAAGTTCTGTGACACTTGTTTGTTATACCGCCCACCACGGTCGTCCCACTGCTCAATGTGCAACAACTGTGTCCAGAGGTTTGATCACCACTGTCCATGGGTAGGCCAGTGTATTGGAGTT CGCAACTATTGGACTTTCATTCTGTTTATATCAACATCAACACTCCTATGCATATATGTTTTCACGTTTACTTTGTGGCATCTCTTAAAAGAACAAGGCAGCATGTATCACAGTATGTCAAAGGATGTCATATCTCTCATTCTATTGGTTTACTGCTTCATTGTGGTATGGTTTGTTGGAGGGCTTAGCATATTTCATTTCTATCTTATCTGCACCAACCAG ACAACATATGAGAACTTCCGGTATCATTATGATAAGAATGAAAATCCATATAACCATGGGACACTCAAGAACATCAAGGAATTTCTTTTCTCTCAGTCAGTGCCTTCTCTGGTTAATTTCCGAGAATGGGTGTACGAAGAGGATGATACAGTTGCAGGATCCACGGCTAAAAAATCTGTCGGACACATACCTAGCTTAAACAGGAGGATAGACTTAGAACATGGTATTCTAGGCAAGGATGGTATACCAGAAGATGCACAAACTTTGGATAATAGCAGCACCAATGACAGTCTGAAGGAGGGTGAAGGACGAGATATTAATGTCAACCACTTTTCTATTTTGGCTGCTCAAGAAGAAGCAATTGATGTGGTGGTGGATGGTGATCTTGGACCAAGCATTGCGACCCCAGAACGTAATCCAGATTTATTCGATAATTAG